Part of the bacterium genome, TCAACTTCAGGGCCTTTACGCAGGCCCGCTCCAGCCGGTCATTCCCGAACCGCTTTCCCAGCCGGATCACACCCATGCAGGGGCGGTAGCCGTGTTCCACCATGGGGCGGCTCGCCATGATCTGGGTCACCACTTCGGCGCAAGCCGGACCAATGGTGCCAGCCCATGAAATGATCCGTGCAGGAGTCCACTCAAGGAACTGCTGATGCGCTGGGGGGCGGTGTTCCGGAAGGGTTGTATGATGACCCTTCTGGTGGCTGCGCACATGGGCGGCCACCCGCTTGCCACGATGAAACAACTCCACTCCGTCGCGTGTGATGCGGGCGCTCAAGCGCTGTTTGATCAAGCCATAGGGGGCGCTGTAGTAGTGACCGTCCACCTCTACGTGATAGTCAATATTCACGGCGACTTGCTTCCATTCCGCGAACTCGTACCGGTGTTCCGGCAGTGGCCTAAGCACAGACCGCTCCAACCGCTCTAGCACCTCGTTGCGGCAACCGGGCAGCTTTTTGAAGGGCTTCGCATTCATCCAGCCCAGCAGGCGCCGGACGGCTTCGTTGGCCTCCGCGATGGAGAAGAAGGTGTAATGGCGCAACCGGGCCAGGATCCACCGTTCAGCGATCAACACCCCGCCTTCCACCTTCGCCTTGTCCTTCGGTCTGCGCGTGCGTGCGGGGATCACGGCAAACCCGTAGTGTTCGGCCATCTCCTGATAGGTCGGGTTGATGTCCGGATCATACCAGCACGGACGCTTCACCGCCGTTTTCGTGTTGTCAGGAACGACCACCACCGGCACGCCCTTGATATCCTCCAGGGCATGAACCTGGGCGCCAATCCAATCCGGCAACTGCTGTGTTGCCGTCACTTCCGCATAAGTGTAGTTGCTGCATCCCAGCACCGCCACAAACAGGTTGGCGTGCGTAATCTCGCCAGTGAGCAGATCCACAATCGGGATCGTGTCCCCGGCAAAATCCACGAACAACTTCTC contains:
- the istA gene encoding IS21 family transposase, whose product is MAREMLSMRKLSEVLRLSLEQKASIRQIARSCCLARSTVSDYLGRARVAGLGWPLPEGLDEDGLERRLFPVREGDDTRPALDMVYLRNEMRKKSMTLQLLWEEYRSHTPSGYSYSQFCQLYGDWLGCQSISLRQEHRAGEKLFVDFAGDTIPIVDLLTGEITHANLFVAVLGCSNYTYAEVTATQQLPDWIGAQVHALEDIKGVPVVVVPDNTKTAVKRPCWYDPDINPTYQEMAEHYGFAVIPARTRRPKDKAKVEGGVLIAERWILARLRHYTFFSIAEANEAVRRLLGWMNAKPFKKLPGCRNEVLERLERSVLRPLPEHRYEFAEWKQVAVNIDYHVEVDGHYYSAPYGLIKQRLSARITRDGVELFHRGKRVAAHVRSHQKGHHTTLPEHRPPAHQQFLEWTPARIISWAGTIGPACAEVVTQIMASRPMVEHGYRPCMGVIRLGKRFGNDRLERACVKALKLNIASYKRIENMLNNGRDRVPLPDETAPCPVGGHDNVRGAEYYQ